The genomic window TTGAGCGTAAAGAAAGCGAAAATGATCGCCGTTGCTTGCATCTGCATCTGACGGAAGTCGGCCAGGTGTTTCTGGATAACCTCTTGCCGTCGCAGTACAACTGCCTGCTTTCCCTATGGTCGACGCTTAATGAAGCGGAAAAGCAGCAACTGGAAAGCCTGACCCGCAAGCTGTTGAATAAGCTGGACACGCTTATCGTGGAAGAAGATGTACTGAAGTGAGTCAATCCGTTACCCACGCTTAACGCGTAAGAAGATGTGCTGAAGTGCGTTTAACCGCCTACCCTAGCAAACGCCGCGAGGACTCTCCCGCGGCGTTTTTTTTGCGCCGTTGCGCCGCCGTTAGCCGTGGTTTTGCCGCCACCATTCCGCCAGCAGAATACCGGCGCTGACGGACACATTTAAACTCGGTACCCGGCCGCTGCCGTTGATGGTCACAGCGATATCCGCCTGCGACAGTACCGCTTCCGACAACGCGCTACCTTCTTCTCCCAGCACCAGCACCGTCCGAGCAGGCATTTTGACCGTCGACAGCGACGTGCCGCTGTTACCGGCGAGCGTGACCACGGTGTAACCGGCACGTTGGAAACGCTGCAGGTCCTGCAACACATCATCGCATTTAATGGCTTTGACGTGCTCTGCCCCCCCTTCCGCGGTGCGCACCGCGGCGCCGGAATCCAGCAGGGCGCTGTCGCTTACCATCACGCTATTTACGCCGAAATGGGCACAGCTGCGCAACATCGCACCGAGATTGTGGGGATTGCTCACCTGCTCCAGCGCCAGCACGCAGTCCTGTTGTTGCGCAGCGGCGCTGGCCAGATAGCCGTCGGCATCAAGTCCGGCGCGCTTTTTAATCAGAAAACAGACGCCGCCATGGTGCTCGGTGCCCGAGGCTTTGGCCAGCTCATCATATTCCACCACATGATAAGCTTTACGATTGGCCGCCATCCAGCGCAGCGCATCGCGAAACCTCGGCGTCACCGATTGCTCGAACCAGGCCCGGACAATGGCGTCCGGCCGGTTGCGAAACAGCGCCTGACAGGCATTTTCACCGTAGACACGGGTTTCTTCGGCGCGCTGGCGGCGTAATTGTTCGGGATCAATCTGACTTTTGCCGCTGATACCGCCATGATCTGGCACGGTGGCATCATCATCGCCGGCGTAAA from Sodalis glossinidius str. 'morsitans' includes these protein-coding regions:
- a CDS encoding tRNA/rRNA methyltransferase produces the protein MSDNDSLKGKNGKVRVMYVRKEEEQEQARRPSSRASADDRRGDQRSEGRSPWNTSGDRASGEVSRRARQDSPFRDDSTGRRPRGDAPDSPWKTFYAGDDDATVPDHGGISGKSQIDPEQLRRQRAEETRVYGENACQALFRNRPDAIVRAWFEQSVTPRFRDALRWMAANRKAYHVVEYDELAKASGTEHHGGVCFLIKKRAGLDADGYLASAAAQQQDCVLALEQVSNPHNLGAMLRSCAHFGVNSVMVSDSALLDSGAAVRTAEGGAEHVKAIKCDDVLQDLQRFQRAGYTVVTLAGNSGTSLSTVKMPARTVLVLGEEGSALSEAVLSQADIAVTINGSGRVPSLNVSVSAGILLAEWWRQNHG